The Phyllopteryx taeniolatus isolate TA_2022b chromosome 13, UOR_Ptae_1.2, whole genome shotgun sequence nucleotide sequence CGAGCACAaggcacgcgcacacacacacgcaaacacaaccTTCTCAAGTGTCAACAGTTGTGTTGTCGTTGTTGTGTTGCCGTTATGTAGGTGTGCGTGTTGGCGTTGGACACGTGTCGTTCCGGCAACGGCGAGGTGGACGGCGTGACGGAAGAGTTTTCGGGTCTGGAGGTTCTGCGCATGGTCAACGTGGGACTCACGTCGCTCTCCAAACTGCCGTCGCTGCCTAAACTACACAAGGTCGGCCGGCGCTCGCCTCCCGTTGCCACCGTGCGTCGCGGTCCGCCTcattttccttcctttgttAGCTGGAGCTGAGCGACAACGCCATATGCGGAGGTTTGGAGGCGCTGGCCCAAAAATGTCCCAACCTGACGCACCTCGACATCAGCGGCAACGGGATCAGCGACATAGCCGCCCTGGAAGCGCTGGTGAGTGCCCGCGGGAAGTCGCAGTTGCACAATCGGGATGGAGTTTTTCAAGGCACGCGGGCCCCGCCCCTCCGCCCGCAGAAGCCCCTGAAGAAGCTGAAGACTTTGGACGCGTCGGGCTGCGAGGTTAGCGCACGGGACGACTACCGCGACGGCGTCTTCCGCCTCCTGCCGCACGTCATGTACCTGGATGGCTACGATCGCCATGACAACAAGGCGCCACACTCGGACAACGGTAACAACGAACAACCCGCTCACGAAATGTTGAGGACACTTTGTGTGGGCCTCCTTGGAGATTTTGGACAGGTTTTATGGACTTTTGTGTCGTAGACCAGGACGACGGCGCCGGTCCGCACGGCGACGCCGCCGATGAAGACGACGAAGATGAAGATGATGCTGAGGATGtctctgaggaggaggaggtggggctGTCGTACCTGATGAAGGAGGGCATCCAGGTGAGTCGGCCGTTGTCGTTGATTGGCGTGCAATCTGACGAAAAAGATTTAACAAGACtcgtacagtggggcaaaaaaggtGTTTTAGTCATTTAGTCAGCCAccgattgt carries:
- the LOC133487729 gene encoding acidic leucine-rich nuclear phosphoprotein 32 family member E-like isoform X2 produces the protein MDMKKRVHLELKDRNPAEVCVLALDTCRSGNGEVDGVTEEFSGLEVLRMVNVGLTSLSKLPSLPKLHKLELSDNAICGGLEALAQKCPNLTHLDISGNGISDIAALEALKPLKKLKTLDASGCEVSARDDYRDGVFRLLPHVMYLDGYDRHDNKAPHSDNDQDDGAGPHGDAADEDDEDEDDAEDVSEEEEVGLSYLMKEGIQDDEDDGDYVEEEEEDDEDGDEEAVRGDKRKRDDDDDDDEDEDDQ
- the LOC133487729 gene encoding acidic leucine-rich nuclear phosphoprotein 32 family member E-like isoform X1; this translates as MVRSNRPRRATSSFCGTFKATKRRFVCVLALDTCRSGNGEVDGVTEEFSGLEVLRMVNVGLTSLSKLPSLPKLHKLELSDNAICGGLEALAQKCPNLTHLDISGNGISDIAALEALKPLKKLKTLDASGCEVSARDDYRDGVFRLLPHVMYLDGYDRHDNKAPHSDNDQDDGAGPHGDAADEDDEDEDDAEDVSEEEEVGLSYLMKEGIQDDEDDGDYVEEEEEDDEDGDEEAVRGDKRKRDDDDDDDEDEDDQ